A window from Podospora bellae-mahoneyi strain CBS 112042 chromosome 1 map unlocalized CBS112042p_1, whole genome shotgun sequence encodes these proteins:
- the IZH3 gene encoding inc metabolism membrane protein (COG:U; EggNog:ENOG503NXK7) encodes MDVSSGLGCPSPFTLSACEDAPEAGQSSGAQAQERPALRQRRPSHFKQRRKSLVNQFMEGEEGLLLKLDLFLTNLEKKLEDWESYGELSLDSGISAAYSTLQAVQERCSQVSEEMMGAGRRKLHVMVETLESGYQDAMAAAESLNEKAKIGIEVLDDLLEDMENQAAKFRERGLANAAEVLMDEAHRVVDGGIERAMRAAESLEDHVQRAIARAREHGLLHYDDLPVPWRINPHIKKGYRFSETKLACVRSAFGFSNELVNIWSHAIGLVLVLAVAFYFYPTSTNFSLSSKADIFVAAVFFFAACQCLVCSTIWHTMNSVADVDLISMFACVDYTGISLLIASSIMTTEYTAFYCDPVSRYAYMITTALLGVGGVILPWHPKFNGADMAWARVAFYCGLGATGFLPILQISLTRSFASAMEFYGPIGKSIGVYLLGAIVYASKVPERWCPGMFDYCGGSHNLWHIAVLGGILFHYKAMQAFFSHAFALAQDGCAVY; translated from the coding sequence ATGGACGTCTCTTCGGGTCTCGGGTGCCCCTCCCCGTTTACATTGAGCGCTTGCGAAGACGCCCCCGAAGCCGGCCAGTCGTCCGGAGCACAGGCGCAAGAACGGCCGGCCCTCCGACAACGCCGCCCTTCGCATTTCAAGCAAAGGAGAAAGTCTCTGGTCAACCAGTTcatggaaggggaggagggtctCTTGCTCAAGCTGGATCTGTTCCTCACAAatctggagaagaagctcgaggatTGGGAGAGCTATGGCGAGCTCAGTCTGGATTCCGGTATCTCGGCCGCCTACTCCACGCTGCAGGCGGTTCAGGAAAGATGCTCGCAGGTGTCggaagagatgatgggggcTGGAAGGAGGAAACTCCATGTTATGGTGGAAACGCTCGAGTCAGGATACCAAGACGCCATGGCCGCCGCAGAGTCGCTCAACGAAAAGGCAAAGATTGGTATCGAGGTGCTCGACGACCTGCTAGAGGATATGGAGAACCAAGCCGCCAAGTTTCGGGAAAGAGGCCTGGCCAATGCAGCCGAGGTGCTCATGGACGAGGCCCAtcgtgttgttgatggtggtatCGAAAGAGCAATGCGCGCTGCTGAGTCCCTCGAGGACCATGTACAGCGAGCGATTGCCCGGGCCCGGGAACACGGCTTGCTTCACTACGATGACTTGCCAGTCCCATGGAGGATCAACCCCCACATCAAGAAGGGCTATCGGTTTTCCGAAACCAAGCTGGCCTGCGTGCGGTCAGCATTTGGATTCTCCAACGAGCTTGTCAACATCTGGTCGCACGCTATCGGCCTCGTCCTTGTTTTGGCTGTGGCCTTTTACTTCTatcccaccagcaccaactTCTCTCTGAGCAGCAAAGCCGACATCTTTGTTGCcgccgtcttcttctttgccgccTGCCAGTGCCTGGTCTGCAGCACCATCTGGCACACGATGAATTCGGTCGCCGATGTCGATCTCATCTCCATGTTTGCCTGCGTCGACTACACCGGCATCTCGCTCCTGATTGCCTCGTCCATCATGACGACCGAATACACGGCCTTTTACTGCGATCCCGTCAGCCGTTATGCTTACATGATCACCACTGCCCTCCTTGGCGTCGGAGGCGTCATTCTCCCATGGCACCCCAAGTTCAACGGAGCGGACATGGCTTGGGCCAGAGTTGCCTTTTACTGCGGCCTCGGCGCCACTGGCTTCCTGCCCATCCTCCAGATCTCGCTCACCCGCAGCTTTGCTTCCGCCATGGAGTTCTACGGCCCCATTGGCAAATCCATTGGTGTCTACCTCCTTGGAGCCATCGTCTACGCCAGCAAGGTTCCAGAGCGCTGGTGTCCGGGAATGTTTGACTACTGCGGTGGCAGCCACAACCTGTGGCACATCGCCGTGCTGGGAGGCATTCTGTTTCACTACAAGGCCATGCAGGCTTTCTTCTCGCACGCCTTCGCCCTCGCCCAGGACGGTTGTGCTGTATATTAA
- a CDS encoding uncharacterized protein (EggNog:ENOG503P155; COG:S): MSIFGWCSQRAGGLAMMATVALSYWVISSELEAQRHGYKYQSNDSLSAPNYDPQNGAIWVNIFSYYCLLIHFLVFCFPLRSCYAVFTIGRQLRKSARARTLKDIKFGHRRRSSSTSLSSSETLTSSRDLGSSSSSEVEDVDTDCYIDADIAPDRVIHAIVIPNYKEENDTLRETLEVLASHPQARNTYDVYLAMEQREHNAETKASRFVNEFSKKFRSINYTLHPSDIPGELAGKGSNMAWAARKLSERYSLGQRKDVIVTGIDADSHLSTNYFGLVTTMHMTYTETATTTLYSAPIIFDRNAHNVPAIVRVADVLWSAAGMSGLYKGSTVAPPTSVYSVPLELVDRVGGWDCDAEAIGEDLHMYLKCFFALNGNLTVRTVMSPVSQTNVTGGGHGKGIPGLIADVQARYKQALRHMWGALDTGYALRKVVEVWRERKHTSRAFRPLHTALNDASDGYVPESQVSTADPEAAPESGIFSDVTTDTLKGVNYERMIVLFHRLFEAHFLPVQMTILVVASTLYAWVTDGAPDVHGVNWMFSICNILRTVGFMEVALYLFLYESFHKVCLEIREKEMSDAGLTKGMHFSRREAKTNFIDYIMVPLVAPIFGSIPCAQAQIYHFWTVDLVYTVSKKATRRRAKSVNLDSLV; encoded by the exons ATGTCGATATTTGGGTGGTGTAGCCAGCGCGCTGGCGGTCTGGCCATGATGGCCACCGTTGCGCTCTCCTACTGGGTGATTTCGAGCGAGCTCGAGGCTCAACGACATGGCTACAAGTATCAGTCAAACGACAGTCTTAGCGCACCCAATTACGACCCGCAAAACGGTGCCATTTGGGTCAACATCTTCTCCTACTACTGCCTGCTCATCCACTTCCTTGTCTTCTGCTTCCCCTTGCGCTCCTGCTACGCCGTCTTCACCATTGGCAGGCAGCTGCGCAAGTCGGCTCGCGCCAGGACCCTCAAAGACATCAAGTTTGgacaccgccgccgcagctCTTCGACCTCCCTTTCCAGCTCCGAGACCTTGACCTCGTCGCGCGACCTGGGCTCTTCCTCGAGCAGCGAAGTTGAGGATGTCGATACGGATTGCTACATTGACGCCGACATTGCCCCCGACCGCGTCATCCATGCCATTGTCATTCCCAACTACAAGGAGGAAAATGACACGCTCAGGGAGACTCTCGAGGTCTTGGCCTCTCACCCTCAGGCCCGCAACACCTACGAT GTCTATCTTGCTATGGAGCAGCGGGAACACAATGCCGAGACCAAGGCTTCCCGGTTCGTCAATGAGTTCTCCAAGAAGTTCCGCTCCATCAACTATACGCTTCACCCGTCTGATATCCCCGGCGAGCTTGCTGGCAAGGGCAGCAACATGGCTTGGGCCGCCCGGAAGCTCAGCGAAAGATACTCTCTGGGTCAGCGAAAGGATGTGATTGTGACTGGAATTGATG CTGATAGCCATCTCTCGACCAATTACTTTGGCCTGGTCACCACCATGCACATGACTTACACCGAGACTGCCACTACCACCCTCTACTCAGCTCCCATCATCTTTGACCGCAATGCTCACAACGTCCCGGCTATTGTCCGTGTCGCCGATGTACTCTGGTCTGCTGCCGGCATGTCCGGATTGTACAAGGGTTCGACCGTTGCTCCTCCTACTTCGGTCTACTCGGTGCCGCTCGAACTGGTTGACCGTGTCGGCGGTTGGGATTGCGATGCCGAAGCGATTGGCGAGGATTTGCACATGTACCTCAAGTGCTTCTTTGCGCTCAATGGTAACTTGACCGTTCGGACCGTCATGAGCCCAGTCAGCCAGACCAATGTTACTGGCGGTGGTCATGGCAAGGGAATCCCCGGTTTGATCGCCGACGTGCAGGCTCGGTACAAGCAAGCTCTCAGGCACATGTGGGGTGCTTTGGATACTGGGTATGCTCTCAGGAAGGTTGTCGAGgtctggagagagaggaagcaTACCTCCAGAGCGTTCCGCCCTCTTCACACCGCTTTGAACGACGCCTCGGATGGCTATGTTCCCGAATCGCAAGTCTCGACAGCTGACCCCGAAGCTGCTCCCGAAAGCGGCATCTTCTCGGACGTCACCACCGACACTCTGAAGGGCGTCAACTACGAGCGCATGATTGTTCTGTTTCACCGTCTTTTCGAGGCGCATTTCCTGCCTGTCCAGATGACAATTCTGGTTGTCGCATCGACTCTCTACGCCTGGGTTACTGACGGGGCTCCTGATGTTCACGGCGTCAACTGGATGTTCAGCATCTGCAACATTCTGCGCACAGTTGGTTTCATGGAAGTCGCCCTGTACCTCTTTCTCTACGAGAGCTTCCACAAGGTTTGCCTCGAGATTCgcgagaaggagatgagcGATGCCGGTCTGACCAAGGGCATGCACTTCTCCCGCAGAGAGGCCAAGACCAACTTTATCGACTACATCATGGTACCCCTCGTCGCGCCAATCTTTGGCTCGATCCCTTGCGCCCAAGCACAAATATACCACTTCTGGACAGTAGACTTGGTCTACACAGTCAGCAAGAAGGCCACTAGGAGGAGAGCCAAGTCGGTCAACTTGGATTCTTTGGTATAA
- a CDS encoding uncharacterized protein (EggNog:ENOG503PFAU), protein MRLPCILTLGSASVVLAEDQPRNQKPLSPHPGTVTTPPQKFMSCSKTYGPDWETCGDEATSRFCYSPAQGQSCCAVDNGYCEKGTWCAPMAGYCCLDGENLESCAQSAGFELPGSESSYLPSLKRSVSLLEVREVVVGEVKVSVAAKKKTLVALGLGIGVVGLLMLSC, encoded by the exons ATGCGCCTCCCCTGCATCTTGACCCTTGGCAGCGCCAGCGTTGTTCTAGCAGAAGATCAACCCCGAAACCAAAAACCGCTATCCCCCCACCCGGGAACAGTGACgacacccccccaaaaattCATGTCCTGCTCAAAAACCTACGGCCCCGACTGGGAAACCTGCGGCGACGAAGCCACAAGCCGCTTCTGCTACAGCCCCGCCCAAGGGCAGTCATGCTGCGCTGTCGACAACGGCTACTGCGAAAAGGGCACCTGGTGCGCCCCCATGGCTGGGTATTGCTGTTTGGAC GGCGAAAATCTGGAAAGCTGTGCGCAGAGTGCCGGGTTTGAGCTGCCCGGGTCGGAGAGTAGTTATCTACCCTCGTTGAAGAGAAGTGTAAGCCTGCTTGAGGTcagggaggttgttgtcggAGAGGTCAAAGTATCCGTGGCAGCGAAGAAAAAGACCTTGGTtgcgttggggttgggaataggcgtggttgggttgttgatgctTTCTTGCTGA
- a CDS encoding uncharacterized protein (EggNog:ENOG503P2CF; COG:S): MTVDSQPHVVGVTHPTLVQALETSRAAREQAQGIVKLVAEAQTAIADGTGTKADFKLPIQKAKKPLWTNLAVLRGQHRRAHFKARETKALTAEARQEVDSLHLSLQNLHYEERHLELEIAACEGFEHTYQLLPLIPVEEFLALHPEHAESDENTLMVARINHERTEREALEQQRLELQKQKSKLTTENKKRREDLANLDQKMEKFIDASRETDSENARARCLGWQT; encoded by the exons ATGACGGTCGATTCGCAACCACACGTCGTGGGCGTCACCCATCCTACGCTAGTCCAAGCACTCGAAACCTCCAGAGCAGCTCGTGAACAGGCGCAAGGCATAGTAAAGCTCGTTGCCGAAGCCCAGACCGCAATCGCCGACGGCACCGGTACCAAAGCAGACTTCAAGCTCCCTATACAAAAGGCAAAGAAACCTCTCTGGACCAACCTCGCCGTTCTTCGCGGACAACATCGTCGCGCTCACTTCAAGGCGCGCGAGACAAAGGCCTTGACGGCAGAAGCAAGACAGGAGGTAGATTCTCTTCACCTGTCACTACAGAATCTACATTATGAAGAGCGTCATTTGGAGCTGGAAATTGCGGCTTGCGAGGGATTCGA ACATACCTACCAACTCCTCCCGCTGATTCCCGTCGAAGAGTTTCTCGCCCTGCACCCTGAACACGCCGAGTCGGATGAGAACACTTTGATGGTCGCCCGCATCAACCACGAGCGCACCGAGCGCGAAGCCCTCGAGCAGCAACGGCTCGAGTtgcaaaagcaaaagagcaAGCTGACGACGGAAAACAAGAAACGTAGAGAGGATCTTGCGAACCTGGATCAGAAGATGGAGAAATTCATCGATGCAa GCCGCGAAACCGATTCAGAAAATGCTCGAGCAAGATGTCTAGGATGGCAAACTTGA
- the FPR3 gene encoding peptidylprolyl isomerase fpr3 (COG:O; EggNog:ENOG503NVTP), whose protein sequence is MPLLPVAVYGQDVPPGQLVPAEIQFPATIRITMAAIDPTAAPEADEEGNIPAVHRSTLKIIRVVNDDEGDDEDEDEYLQKLLGGGDDEGSDEESDEEANGGPSDPAKSKKAKRAAAIKKLMEATQEESDEEMEDVKPNGKKGKAKAEAEEESDEESDEDDEEGELEEFVVCTLDTERTYQQPIDLVIGEGERVFFAVTGTHTVYVTGNYVVTEDEEDEGSDEESDEDYDDDMRAVLEGDSDDDMSDELDEIDGAERIKEIDTDEEEAPKLVDTKKKGKKRAAEEEAEGLDELIAKDEKKNKKQKKNKSEAATTEAKESPSTKGDKKVQFAKNLEQGPTGPAKDKAAEKPAEKKALGVKVVNGVTIDDRKAGTGRTVKNGDRVGMRYIGKLQNGKVFDSNKKGAPFSFKIGKGEVIKGWDIGILGMAVGGERRLTIPAHLAYGSKSLPGIPANSTLIFDVKLIEIK, encoded by the exons atgcctcttcttcctgtcgCCGTCTATGGCCAAGATGTCCCTCCCGGACAGCTTGTCCCAGCCGAGATCCAGTTCCCTGCGACC ATTCGCATCACCATGGCTGCTATTGACCCTACCGCCGCCCccgaggctgatgaggagggcaACATCCCCGCCGTCCACCGCTCTACCCTGAAGATCATCAGAGTCGTCAATGACgacgagggcgatgatgaggacgaggatgagtaCCTCCAGAAACTTCTCGGCGGTGGCGACGATGAGGGGTCTGACGAGGAGTCCGATGAGGAGGCCAACGGCGGCCCCAGCGACCCcgccaagtccaagaaggcgaagcgcgccgctgccatcaagaagctgatGGAGGCTACCCAGGAGGAGTCcgatgaggagatggaggacgTCAAGCCCAACGGAAAGAAGggcaaggccaaggccgaggccgaggaggagagcgatGAGGAgagcgacgaggacgatgaggagggtgagcttGAGGAGTTCGTTGTCTGCACTCTTGACACCGAGCGC ACCTACCAGCAGCCCATCGACCTTGTCATTGGCGAGGGCGAGAGGGTCTTCTTCGCCGTCACTGGTACCCACACTGTCTACGTCACTGGCAACTACGTGGTCaccgaagacgaggaggacgagggttCCGATGAGGAGTCCGATGAGGACTACGATGACGACATGCGCGCCGTCCTCGAGGGTGACTCCGATGATGACATGAGCGATGAGCTCGACGAGATCGATGGTGCTGAGCGCATCAAGGAGATCGAcaccgacgaggaggaggctccCAAGCTCGTCGataccaagaagaagggcaagaagagagccgctgaggaggaggccgagggccTCGACGAGTTGATCgccaaggacgagaagaagaacaagaagcagaagaagaacaagagcgAGGCTGCTACTACTGAGGCCAAGGAGTCTCCCTCCACCAAGGGTGATAAGAAGGTCCAGTTCGCCAAGAACCTTGAGCAAGGCCCTACCGGCCCTGCTAAGGAcaaggctgctgagaagcccgccgagaagaaggctctTGGTGTCAAGGTTGTCAACGGTGTCACCATCGACGACCGCAAGGCTGGTACCGGCCGCACCGTGAAGAACGGCGACCGCGTTGGCATGCGTTACATTGGCAAGCTCCAGAACGGCAAGGTTTTTGATTCCAACAAGAAGGGCGCGCCTTTCAGCTTCAAGATTGGCAAGGGTGAGGTCATCAAGGGCTGGGACATTGGTATTCTCGGCATGGCCGTCGGTGGCGAGCGTCGGTTGACTATTCCCGCCCACCTCGCCTACGGCAGCAAGTCCCTCCCCGGCATCCCCGCCAACAGCACTCTCATCTTCGATGTCAAGCTCATCGAGATCAAGTAA